Proteins from a genomic interval of Corynebacterium freiburgense:
- the cobC gene encoding Rv2231c family pyridoxal phosphate-dependent protein CobC: MTEFDPLRFHGDQAAAGALLDFAVNVRSSRPPGWLREVLEKGLDTLGAYPNPEQARIDVARHHGVHPEEVLLLAGAAEGFALLPRLQPRNATIIHPSFTEPEYALRAAGIPVQHWILPPPFTLEDTLGAAACPAELGSMVVIGNPTNPTGVLHSRAQLLALAERTNTLVVDEAFMDLAPDESMIEYIDRGVIVLRSLTKTWGLAGLRCGYLIAAADTVAELERCRPHWPLGTLQLLAIQHTLAADIRPIREEMLQQRAHMVEFLRAHNWHIWPSQAPFLLVNPPGNNVEAQRIALAERGIAVRRCDTFPGLDTRFWRLAVRDAQAIATLEEWRKEIVQ, from the coding sequence GTGACTGAATTTGACCCTTTGCGTTTCCATGGTGATCAGGCCGCTGCAGGTGCCCTCCTTGATTTTGCTGTAAACGTGCGTTCGTCACGCCCACCTGGATGGCTGCGGGAAGTATTAGAAAAAGGATTAGACACACTCGGGGCCTACCCAAACCCCGAACAAGCCCGCATTGATGTGGCACGCCACCATGGTGTGCACCCCGAGGAAGTCCTTTTGCTTGCCGGAGCCGCTGAGGGTTTTGCACTATTGCCGCGCCTGCAACCACGCAATGCCACAATTATTCACCCCAGTTTTACCGAACCAGAGTACGCACTACGAGCAGCAGGAATACCGGTGCAACACTGGATTCTGCCCCCGCCTTTTACGCTGGAAGATACTTTGGGGGCCGCGGCATGCCCAGCAGAACTTGGAAGCATGGTAGTAATTGGAAACCCCACAAACCCAACGGGGGTGCTGCATAGCCGCGCGCAACTTTTAGCCCTGGCTGAACGCACAAACACCCTTGTGGTTGATGAAGCATTTATGGACCTTGCCCCAGACGAATCCATGATCGAATACATCGATCGGGGAGTAATTGTTTTACGCAGCCTTACCAAAACCTGGGGGCTAGCCGGTTTGCGCTGCGGATACCTAATAGCAGCCGCAGATACCGTCGCCGAATTAGAGCGATGCCGCCCACATTGGCCATTGGGCACACTACAGCTTTTGGCAATCCAACACACATTGGCGGCGGATATTCGCCCAATCCGGGAGGAAATGCTGCAACAGCGCGCGCATATGGTGGAGTTTTTGCGTGCTCACAATTGGCATATATGGCCGAGCCAAGCGCCATTTCTACTGGTCAATCCGCCTGGCAATAATGTGGAAGCCCAACGCATTGCGCTTGCGGAGCGGGGGATTGCCGTGCGCCGGTGCGATACCTTCCCCGGCTTAGATACACGATTTTGGCGGTTGGCTGTGCGCGATGCCCAAGCAATTGCCACACTAGAAGAGTGGAGAAAGGAGATCGTGCAGTGA
- a CDS encoding SURF1 family cytochrome oxidase biogenesis protein, whose protein sequence is MRRATITLITLGTLIAVIAALAWYFTQDTIEDIKQRQPVTYTQGLDEWQPVTITGTYMPHHLILINTPNNTQHLVTGFSIPNGPNILVDRGEVREQNLEPPTEPVTITGYIRHSQPGTGPILEKYPPETDRINTKAIGEALGEVFEEDYIEVVGDGAGSLSHLDTSRGTMPKHPQHSVP, encoded by the coding sequence GTGAGACGAGCAACCATTACACTCATAACCCTCGGCACACTTATTGCTGTAATCGCGGCCCTTGCCTGGTATTTCACGCAAGACACAATAGAAGACATCAAACAACGCCAACCAGTCACCTACACCCAGGGCCTTGATGAATGGCAACCCGTAACCATCACCGGCACCTATATGCCCCACCACCTCATACTGATCAATACCCCAAATAACACCCAGCACCTAGTCACCGGATTCAGCATTCCCAATGGCCCCAATATCCTGGTAGACCGCGGTGAAGTTCGTGAACAAAACCTTGAACCGCCAACCGAACCCGTAACCATTACCGGCTATATCCGCCACAGCCAACCAGGCACGGGCCCAATCCTAGAAAAATACCCGCCCGAAACCGACCGAATAAACACGAAAGCGATTGGTGAAGCGCTGGGTGAGGTGTTTGAGGAGGATTATATTGAGGTTGTTGGGGATGGGGCGGGTTCCTTAAGTCACTTGGATACTTCGCGTGGAACGATGCCTAAACATCCACAGCACTCCGTACCGTAA
- a CDS encoding DEAD/DEAH box helicase, with amino-acid sequence MPASSSSAQTSNSATPRSPSINQNFAPGMIVEVRDEQWLVTHSTKSQDGWKVKVRGISDYVRDTTATFYSALDEITVFDPTDVIFTPDTTGNYQRTRLQLEAALRQTPVPLYQPELSVATKMLLDPLDYQLDAVRKALSEDNIRPRILLADAVGLGKTLEIGMILSELVRRGRGERILIVTPKHVLEQFQQEMWTRFALPFVRLDSQGIQKVRQKLPASRNPFTYFPRVIVSMDTLKSAKYRAQLEKVTWDAVVIDEIHNATNLGTQNNQLARTLAPTTEALILASATPHNGDPESFREIMRLLDPTSVLPNGEIDTNAAKRLIIRRHRNSPEVAQVVGAQWAKRGEPQNIAVKASAEENAIAEELYATWTNSPSGPPCSDTLFPWTLVKAFLSSPKALQETVEGRLKRRNDAPSASTQHERDALQKLLSLAEATTAEKSEKFAALVDYLQTIGVRKGSDIRAVVFSERVATLNWLKQNLEKYLKLPKGAIRVMHGGLSDTEQMELVDEFRREDTPLRILVTGDVASEGVNLHAKCHHLVHYDIPWSLIRIQQRNGRIDRYGQQHEPQIAALILDPQDTNFPGEMKVLARLIEREHAANKLLGEAALLMGKHNVRGEEDVIRSILQKSRDFDQQILTPEQVLENATHTVGVALDIAQLMAAMPTASATEQPATNAPSSEHPQTQITSLFATEKDFLTSALTEAFEQATAPLAKNGVALEYEKEHHILSFKPPKDLQRRLDFLPQDYVQHRKVKEKILLSTTPSRAQELIKAALQTGSEHSWPSAHFLGPLHPVTAWATERALAKFPRRELPAIVGNVEELTLLMMATVTNSLGQIVSRSFLTASPAQFELAHIEPLEDPYTWLYHVGLGTTASNSQLAQVPEDIGTFLSIAISGAESHTDFVIDAATIHANHRIEIWKQRQQEWENQRKGITHASQTLKKTSDLIERERKLLNTLSPERQLIRPLVLITPNAPHRKNLI; translated from the coding sequence ATGCCTGCTTCCTCCTCATCTGCACAAACAAGCAATTCTGCTACACCCCGCTCCCCCTCAATCAATCAAAATTTCGCCCCTGGCATGATTGTTGAGGTTCGGGATGAGCAATGGCTGGTTACGCATTCCACTAAGTCGCAGGATGGTTGGAAGGTTAAGGTTCGCGGCATTTCTGATTACGTCCGTGACACCACAGCAACGTTCTACTCTGCACTGGATGAAATCACGGTTTTTGACCCCACAGATGTGATTTTCACTCCCGATACCACCGGTAACTATCAGCGCACCCGCCTTCAACTTGAGGCGGCACTTCGCCAGACTCCGGTTCCGCTGTATCAGCCAGAGTTGTCGGTTGCCACAAAGATGCTCCTTGATCCGCTTGATTATCAGCTTGATGCTGTGCGCAAGGCTTTGTCGGAAGACAATATTCGTCCACGTATTCTTCTTGCGGATGCTGTGGGCTTGGGCAAAACTCTTGAGATTGGCATGATTTTGTCGGAGCTCGTTCGTCGGGGGCGCGGCGAACGCATCCTCATTGTCACTCCCAAACATGTGCTCGAGCAGTTCCAGCAGGAAATGTGGACCCGTTTCGCACTCCCATTCGTTCGCTTGGACTCTCAAGGTATCCAGAAAGTTCGCCAAAAACTCCCCGCTTCACGTAATCCGTTTACGTATTTTCCACGCGTAATTGTTTCTATGGATACGTTGAAGTCCGCGAAGTACCGTGCGCAGCTTGAAAAGGTCACATGGGATGCTGTTGTAATTGATGAGATTCATAACGCCACGAACTTAGGCACCCAAAATAATCAGCTCGCCCGAACACTTGCTCCAACTACAGAGGCACTGATTCTTGCTTCTGCCACGCCACATAATGGTGACCCGGAATCGTTTCGGGAGATTATGCGTCTGCTTGACCCCACTTCGGTTCTCCCGAACGGCGAGATTGACACTAATGCGGCAAAACGTTTGATTATTCGCCGTCACCGCAATTCTCCTGAGGTCGCTCAGGTGGTCGGCGCGCAGTGGGCTAAACGCGGCGAGCCTCAGAATATTGCTGTCAAGGCGAGTGCTGAGGAAAACGCGATCGCTGAAGAGCTGTACGCAACCTGGACTAATTCTCCTTCCGGCCCACCATGCTCAGACACACTGTTCCCATGGACGCTGGTCAAGGCGTTCCTTTCATCACCAAAGGCTCTGCAGGAAACAGTTGAGGGTCGTCTCAAACGGCGTAATGACGCCCCCTCTGCCTCAACTCAGCACGAACGCGACGCACTCCAAAAGTTACTGTCATTAGCCGAGGCAACTACCGCCGAGAAATCCGAGAAATTCGCCGCTTTGGTCGATTATCTCCAGACTATCGGCGTGCGGAAAGGTTCAGATATTCGTGCGGTTGTGTTTTCTGAGCGTGTTGCCACGCTCAATTGGCTTAAACAAAATCTCGAAAAGTACCTTAAGCTCCCCAAAGGTGCCATCCGTGTTATGCATGGTGGCTTGTCCGATACCGAACAAATGGAACTTGTTGATGAGTTCCGCCGCGAAGATACACCGTTGCGCATCCTGGTTACTGGCGATGTCGCAAGCGAAGGTGTGAACCTGCACGCTAAATGCCATCACCTCGTTCATTACGATATCCCCTGGTCACTGATCCGTATCCAGCAGCGCAATGGCCGTATTGATCGTTATGGCCAACAGCACGAACCGCAGATTGCCGCACTAATTCTTGATCCCCAAGATACGAACTTCCCCGGCGAAATGAAGGTGCTTGCTCGATTGATCGAACGTGAACATGCCGCCAATAAATTACTTGGCGAGGCTGCGCTGCTCATGGGCAAGCACAACGTTAGGGGAGAAGAAGATGTCATTCGTAGCATTCTCCAGAAGTCACGTGATTTTGATCAGCAGATTCTCACTCCTGAACAGGTATTGGAAAATGCTACTCACACTGTCGGAGTGGCGCTTGATATCGCGCAACTCATGGCAGCAATGCCAACAGCATCGGCCACTGAACAACCCGCCACCAACGCCCCGAGTTCTGAACACCCCCAAACCCAAATCACCAGCCTCTTCGCAACCGAAAAGGATTTCCTTACCAGCGCACTCACAGAAGCATTCGAACAAGCAACCGCTCCTCTTGCCAAAAACGGCGTCGCACTCGAGTACGAAAAAGAGCACCATATCCTTTCATTCAAGCCGCCGAAGGATCTGCAGCGCCGTCTTGATTTTTTGCCGCAGGATTATGTTCAGCACCGCAAAGTGAAGGAAAAGATTCTTCTTTCAACTACGCCATCACGCGCCCAGGAATTAATTAAGGCGGCATTGCAAACTGGTTCGGAGCATTCTTGGCCATCCGCTCATTTTCTCGGCCCACTGCATCCTGTTACCGCGTGGGCAACTGAACGGGCTCTTGCCAAGTTTCCTCGCCGCGAGCTGCCTGCAATCGTTGGCAATGTTGAAGAATTGACATTGTTAATGATGGCAACTGTCACCAATAGCCTTGGCCAGATTGTGTCGCGTTCGTTTCTTACCGCTTCACCTGCGCAGTTCGAACTTGCGCATATCGAGCCACTTGAAGACCCCTACACATGGCTGTACCACGTTGGCCTCGGCACAACGGCGTCTAATAGCCAGCTTGCCCAGGTCCCTGAAGATATTGGCACGTTCCTCTCCATTGCCATAAGCGGAGCCGAATCCCACACAGATTTCGTTATCGATGCCGCAACGATTCACGCCAATCACCGCATCGAAATATGGAAACAACGGCAACAGGAATGGGAAAACCAGCGCAAAGGTATTACGCATGCTTCGCAAACACTGAAAAAGACTTCCGACCTTATTGAACGCGAGCGCAAACTCCTGAACACGCTTTCGCCAGAACGTCAGCTTATCCGCCCACTCGTTCTTATCACCCCGAACGCACCACACCGAAAGAACCTGATCTAG
- a CDS encoding restriction endonuclease, which translates to MARIPWTTLSGEDVESIVALLINSEYYETVRITPSQGDGGVDILHRDKYGPGKDAVYQVKKFSTQLKHAQKKQIINSIKAVLKDPRWKSLQLNEWNLVMPLDPTPEALEWFNETLSQHGLTGNWLGKTYVEQLAAKHPQVIDYYLQDNRERNEKLIKAIITLSSAGNYTDLSLKDQVCQIQSAISALQNDPFYEFQVHLGKGVPPILQSRQIPHLVTSTLLTDAENTSWAIVDFIAKTRESTNISPIQFTGELKTSTKIDELNAFFDYGIPFSDLEFSGSIEAPGGFVEQINEGKISLLPINNTFDSSSLFRFSIEDPFYNELASINVIKSQVNSGNKGIHVELVEENKIFKIEIIAPYSNPDKCTFAPIFEHKFIFTHDPNAACGLPVTTVQQIYHFLTQCKPPNKGYFGSRHAWTKTKEEIQFLEQILGIDEELGKTLTQLAFFIKNLSIIQEHTAEIIKVPEIKYIDQSLYSKCSFIAKLLSEKTLAFRFGEEERLIFKSHDVQISVTEKTKKLRLELPLRLDLPGTTLDLGSFSCSVLNPTITQVSNINGVQTFAVDSDSKTYTLEII; encoded by the coding sequence ATGGCGCGAATTCCGTGGACCACTCTCAGTGGCGAAGACGTTGAGTCAATAGTAGCTTTGCTGATAAATAGCGAATACTATGAAACGGTGCGAATCACCCCTTCTCAAGGAGATGGCGGAGTTGATATACTACATCGCGATAAATATGGACCTGGAAAAGATGCAGTTTACCAGGTAAAAAAATTCTCTACTCAACTAAAGCATGCTCAAAAAAAGCAAATAATAAATTCCATTAAAGCCGTATTGAAAGATCCGCGCTGGAAGTCCCTTCAACTTAATGAGTGGAATCTTGTCATGCCTCTCGACCCAACCCCCGAGGCACTGGAATGGTTTAATGAAACACTTTCTCAACACGGCTTGACAGGTAACTGGTTAGGAAAAACCTACGTTGAGCAATTGGCGGCAAAACATCCACAGGTTATTGACTATTACTTACAGGATAATCGGGAACGAAATGAAAAACTAATAAAAGCTATAATCACTCTTTCAAGCGCAGGCAACTACACGGATTTATCGCTAAAGGATCAAGTTTGTCAAATTCAATCCGCGATTTCAGCACTTCAGAATGATCCTTTTTATGAGTTTCAGGTACACCTTGGAAAAGGAGTCCCTCCAATACTTCAAAGTAGACAGATTCCCCACCTAGTAACGTCGACGCTACTCACAGACGCTGAAAACACATCTTGGGCAATCGTAGATTTTATCGCAAAAACTAGGGAGTCTACTAACATTTCACCAATACAATTTACGGGTGAGTTAAAGACCTCAACCAAAATAGACGAATTGAATGCATTTTTTGATTATGGCATTCCATTTTCTGATCTTGAGTTTTCTGGAAGCATTGAAGCCCCCGGAGGTTTTGTCGAACAAATCAATGAAGGAAAAATTTCACTTTTACCTATTAATAATACATTTGATTCAAGCTCACTATTTCGTTTTTCGATCGAAGATCCTTTTTACAATGAATTAGCCAGTATTAATGTAATTAAGTCCCAAGTTAATAGCGGAAATAAAGGAATTCATGTAGAATTAGTTGAAGAAAATAAGATATTCAAGATTGAGATTATCGCACCTTATTCCAACCCAGATAAATGCACATTCGCACCGATCTTTGAACACAAGTTCATTTTCACACATGATCCTAACGCAGCCTGCGGACTACCTGTAACAACAGTCCAGCAAATATACCATTTTCTTACACAGTGCAAACCGCCTAACAAAGGTTACTTTGGTTCACGTCACGCGTGGACAAAAACGAAAGAGGAAATTCAATTCCTCGAACAAATTTTGGGAATTGATGAAGAATTAGGGAAAACGTTAACTCAACTTGCGTTTTTTATTAAAAATCTTTCGATAATCCAAGAACACACAGCAGAAATCATTAAAGTACCTGAAATTAAATATATTGATCAGTCCTTGTATTCTAAATGTAGTTTTATTGCTAAACTACTTTCGGAAAAAACTTTAGCGTTTCGCTTCGGAGAGGAAGAAAGGCTAATTTTCAAGTCACATGACGTCCAAATCTCTGTGACTGAAAAAACCAAGAAGCTCCGACTTGAATTACCACTAAGGTTAGATTTACCAGGGACTACATTAGACCTCGGATCTTTTAGCTGTTCGGTACTTAATCCTACAATAACTCAGGTGTCAAACATAAATGGAGTTCAAACTTTTGCTGTTGATTCTGATAGCAAAACTTACACTTTAGAAATTATTTAG
- a CDS encoding Nif3-like dinuclear metal center hexameric protein, whose translation MSTVGNVRDILEAAYPPELAESWDAVGLICGDPAETVHKVAFALDCTQAVAEEAIAIGAQMLVVHHPLLLRGVTSVAADTPKGRVIHTLIRNGVALFAAHTNADSARPGVNDRLAELLGVHPGRPILPKPHTLDKWGVMVPSADAPAVKAAVFAVGAGNIGEYAECSFEYSGSGQFRPLQGANPAIGTVGELEYVDELRVEFIAPTPARRAIERALRQAHPYEEPAFDIVRLENTVDIENAYGLGRVGELDTPMPLRDFVARVAERLPATEWGIRAAGDPEMIVRRVAVSSGSGDSFLERVSGLDIDVYVTSDLRHHPVDEHLRAGGPAIIDTAHWASEFPWCEQAAGIVGEQLDVAVEMIDIRTDPWTLAACKINNL comes from the coding sequence GTGAGCACAGTCGGTAACGTTCGGGATATTTTAGAAGCCGCCTACCCGCCAGAACTCGCAGAAAGCTGGGATGCGGTAGGCCTGATCTGCGGAGATCCAGCGGAAACAGTGCATAAAGTAGCATTTGCCCTGGATTGCACCCAAGCCGTCGCCGAAGAAGCCATTGCAATCGGCGCCCAAATGCTCGTAGTGCATCACCCATTATTGCTGCGTGGGGTAACGAGTGTTGCGGCGGATACTCCAAAAGGGCGGGTAATTCATACGCTTATTCGAAATGGTGTGGCATTATTTGCAGCCCATACCAATGCGGATTCCGCACGCCCCGGCGTCAATGATCGGCTTGCCGAACTCCTGGGCGTACACCCCGGGCGGCCAATACTTCCCAAGCCCCATACCCTAGATAAATGGGGAGTCATGGTGCCAAGTGCAGATGCGCCAGCTGTAAAAGCCGCAGTATTTGCCGTTGGCGCCGGAAATATTGGCGAATATGCCGAATGCTCATTTGAATATTCTGGTAGCGGGCAATTCCGGCCTTTACAAGGCGCAAATCCAGCAATAGGTACCGTTGGCGAACTTGAATATGTAGATGAACTCCGGGTGGAGTTTATTGCGCCAACACCGGCGCGCCGGGCCATTGAACGCGCACTGCGCCAAGCCCACCCATATGAGGAGCCCGCCTTTGATATTGTCCGACTGGAAAACACCGTTGATATAGAAAACGCATACGGTCTTGGACGAGTTGGGGAATTAGATACACCTATGCCGCTACGGGATTTTGTAGCCCGTGTGGCCGAACGACTGCCAGCTACGGAGTGGGGTATCCGAGCTGCCGGTGACCCTGAAATGATTGTTCGGCGGGTTGCTGTGTCTTCCGGTTCCGGCGATAGCTTTTTAGAACGGGTATCCGGGCTGGATATAGATGTGTATGTGACCTCTGACCTACGCCACCACCCCGTTGATGAACACTTGCGTGCCGGTGGCCCCGCCATTATTGATACCGCCCACTGGGCCAGTGAATTTCCATGGTGCGAACAAGCCGCGGGGATTGTTGGCGAGCAACTCGATGTTGCAGTAGAAATGATTGATATTCGAACTGACCCTTGGACGCTTGCGGCGTGCAAAATAAATAATCTATAA
- a CDS encoding low molecular weight protein-tyrosine-phosphatase, translating into MNFAEEHNASLYLVFVCTGNICRSPMAEIIVRNALIDANLANDVLLRSCGIGGWHVGQKADYRAIAELATIGLDGTKHRANQLSGEHQSADLFIALDNGHIRDLKAWGIPRNRIRLMRSFDPQAPQCAEVDDPYYGDASAFTQTRKEIEAATPGLIDWIRQQLEASESTTR; encoded by the coding sequence ATGAACTTTGCCGAAGAGCATAATGCCAGCCTCTACCTGGTCTTTGTTTGTACCGGAAATATTTGCCGCTCCCCCATGGCAGAAATCATTGTTCGCAATGCGCTTATCGACGCCAACCTCGCCAACGATGTCCTGCTACGTTCCTGTGGCATTGGCGGCTGGCATGTAGGCCAAAAAGCCGACTACCGTGCCATTGCCGAACTGGCCACTATAGGACTCGACGGCACCAAACACCGCGCAAACCAACTCAGTGGCGAACACCAATCCGCCGACCTTTTTATCGCCCTAGACAACGGCCATATCCGCGACCTTAAAGCCTGGGGCATCCCCCGAAATCGTATTCGACTCATGCGTTCCTTTGACCCGCAGGCCCCACAATGCGCAGAAGTAGACGACCCCTACTATGGTGACGCCAGCGCCTTTACCCAAACCCGCAAAGAGATTGAGGCCGCAACCCCCGGGCTCATAGACTGGATACGGCAACAACTAGAAGCCTCAGAATCCACCACACGATAA
- a CDS encoding SURF1 family cytochrome oxidase biogenesis protein, whose protein sequence is MPEKQSLVKVFLKPGWVITVFIVIAFAYIAFTVLAPWQLGKNEATTARNEQITAAFEHEPVPYTPGLEEWRRVEITGTYQPEHETILRLRPVNSKPAYHSLIPFTIENGPTIILNRGYQTEAEGPSFAPPPSEPVTITAHIRRTETGVDPSITASLPPQVNGIDTKQLADITGLELEDDYLQLVEGQPGVIQALPLPQLETGPYLSYGIQWIAFGIMAPLGLGYFIYAEIRERRREEQENATAAEAERIDAPEPEPTPQRNDAPTTRRHHARYGNDRVDHYRKIAEKNQERF, encoded by the coding sequence ATGCCCGAAAAGCAATCACTGGTCAAGGTCTTTCTCAAACCCGGCTGGGTTATTACCGTATTTATTGTTATTGCCTTTGCCTATATTGCTTTTACCGTCCTGGCCCCGTGGCAGCTCGGCAAAAACGAAGCCACCACCGCCCGCAATGAGCAAATCACCGCCGCATTCGAGCACGAACCCGTCCCCTACACGCCCGGCTTGGAGGAATGGCGGCGGGTGGAAATCACCGGCACCTACCAACCCGAACACGAAACCATACTGAGGCTTCGGCCCGTAAACTCCAAACCCGCCTACCACTCACTTATCCCCTTCACCATAGAAAACGGGCCAACCATTATTTTGAACCGCGGCTACCAAACAGAAGCCGAAGGCCCCAGCTTCGCCCCACCACCAAGCGAACCAGTCACCATAACCGCCCATATTCGACGCACCGAAACCGGCGTAGACCCCAGTATTACCGCCTCCCTGCCACCACAAGTAAACGGCATAGACACCAAACAACTCGCCGACATTACCGGACTAGAACTAGAAGACGATTACCTGCAACTTGTGGAGGGCCAACCCGGCGTAATCCAAGCCCTCCCACTACCCCAACTAGAAACCGGCCCCTACCTCTCCTACGGCATCCAATGGATCGCCTTTGGCATTATGGCGCCGCTTGGCCTCGGCTACTTTATCTACGCCGAAATCCGCGAACGCCGCCGCGAAGAACAAGAAAACGCCACCGCCGCCGAGGCTGAACGTATCGACGCCCCCGAGCCCGAGCCAACCCCCCAGCGTAACGACGCCCCCACCACCCGCCGACACCACGCACGCTACGGCAACGACCGCGTAGACCACTACCGCAAAATCGCCGAAAAAAACCAAGAACGCTTTTGA